Genomic window (Ailuropoda melanoleuca isolate Jingjing chromosome 7, ASM200744v2, whole genome shotgun sequence):
agtaatgTTAATTTCTCATGTTATTTTCTCAAACCTCTGCTGTATCTGATCAATTGTATTTCCAGAGaattaaagagaaacagaatccTATAAATTCTAAGAGACATTGATGTTCAGACCAGGAACATGGAGTGAtgtggtgggcagggagggaaagagactATTCGGCTATTCCCACCGTTCTCCTGAAATGCAGACGTGTGATCATTGACCATAACTGCTCATTGATACCATTCTAGGGGTTTGGGAGCGAGAAGCTCCCCACAGttatatttgcctttaaaaatctcttccagGAATTCTGAGTCTACTTAGGTGTTTACCTGATGCATTGGAGAATTCATTCATCTACAGAAAGCCCGGGAGGAGGATAGATTTCTCCTGATCCACATGGGGCTGAACATATCAGCCATGTGTTCAAAGGTCTTCCcaataaaagtaaacatttgGTCTCATGGGGAACATATGAGACAGTGAGTCTAACTGACTTCCATGTGACTATTTCCCTGTCCTCGGGCCACAGGGCTCAAGGAACACCCAGCACTATAACCCATTTTGTACAACCACCTGTCAGCTATCCCAGCACAAAAGTATCTTGGGTAGCTCACCACTCCACCCCCATGGCTGACCCAAGATGATTTCTGTAGGGCTTGGCAGGTCAGTTAGGAACTAAGAAACATTTGATCTTTATAGTGTGTCCTAGGTGGTGGTTAGGTGCCATGGTGGGACTGTGAACAGTAATTTGGGGAGTCTTTTTGGAAGAGAGACAAGTAAGGGATGGGTGGTGAACTAGACTAGGACACTTAGTAGCACCCCTCCCCCTACCTTGGGCAAtgctgaggggaaggagaaggtcaGGAAGACAAGAGAGTGGGTTCCATTAAATGACAAAAAACCAGGGCTAAAATCTAGATTTCCTATACCTCAGGGCCTAATCCAGGAGAGAAATAATTTGAGACAGCctcatgtttttttaattgaacaaatttattgagcacttacagtATGCCAGCCTCTATCACAACCACAGTAATCCAAGAGTCAGGATCCCCCCGTGGGTGTCAGGAGCCTTGCTGGATGAGGAAAACGCTAGTGCATGGCCAGCAGTGGAAGTAGGCCTTTGTTAATGTGTCTCTGTGACATTCTTCTGCACACAGTGTACTGCCACTTCTGACCACAGctttgggagggaaggaggggggaaatgCCTGAATGTGGTCTGTGGTGGGcttcccttcattctcccctCATGTTACAGGGGCATCTCGCATTTCCAGCTTTTGAATGGTGTTGCTGACATCCTTTGGGGGTCCCTCAGTTGGGTAGACTGGACTGTGCGGAGGGTGGGTTCCTAAGAAGGAGTGGGACCGGAGAGTGTCAGGGTTAGGGCTCCAAAGCAGTCCTAGGGGTGCATGCAAGTATATGAACCTAAACTAAGGGTACTGATGGAGTGAAGCCAGGAGGGGCCATCACTTGACAGTTGGTCCGCTTGTTTATGCCTCTTTGACCTTTGCTACTCACGAGCTTGCGTCAACACCTCTCagttattttttctccttcctcacgTTAACCTGTCGTTGTCCATCCTTTGCTGCCGTGAGTCACGTTTCCCGAGAGGCGGTGGACAGCTAGTGGCTTGCTGGGGACCGTCTCTGCAGAGAGCAGTCCCCCATGGCTCTGAGCCCCGGGCTTCTGCGGTCACCGGTAGGACAGGAGGACCCTGTGGCAGCTGAGGGCTGCAGACTTAGATTCTTTATTGTTGACTGTGCCCAGGGTCCTAACTCAACCTCCGTCTAGCACaagggttaggcctgttcttataaataaagttttattggaactcgGCTGCTCCCATGCACTTACACACCTTCCTTGGCTGTTTTCGCGCTGTGACGACAGAGCGGAGCAGTCGCAGCAGAAACCAAATGGCTGGCAAAACTACCGTATTTATTATCTAGCCCTTTCTAGAAAAAGTTCGCTCCCTCCTGGCCCTAGAATTTTAAGAGagcatgtttttatttacttaacatgGAGAATATTATAATTTGGATGTTTGGGGCAGGATCTAAGGGATGGCATTACAGGGATGGCAAAGGCTTCACGGCTGCCTGGAAGACAGTGTTGAGAAGGATCCTGAGCTGTGTCCGGACTGGTGTGGACGCTTCCAGAGAGGTGGAAGCTGGGCCAGGAGTGGTGGAGGCAAGGAGCACCAGGCTAGGCAATGAGCAAGGCAAAGTGAGCCCGCACTGCTCTTTGCCAAGGTAACTAGCAGCCAGGCGCGTCTCGGCATCGCCCCCCGGGCCGGCACTTGGCACTGCTGAGGTTGGAACTGTAAACACACCCTTACCCAGTGGGAGAGAGGTGCTATTTAAATATCATTCACGCTTCGACAGAAGCAGACAACAGGCAGAAAAGGTTAAGGTTGGGCTAGAGCTCCAGCTTTAAGGCTTCTGTGCACTTGGGGAAGGCTGTGGATTAAACAGTGTTTGTCCTGGACGGCGTTTTGTAAAAAGCTTCCCAGTTGGAGAAGATGGGGGCATTTATTAATCTGTGCCATCCAAGTGCCACTTAAAATGGTTACAAATTATTTGAAAGTGAGATCAGGGTGTGTGACAATGCATGTTTCCCGGAGAAAGTGGTATAAAGTGTGACTCCTGTCATTTATATGGGTGCATATATACATAGCCCTTAGATGgtggtttttaaaatggaagaatctTAAGACTGCCTACCACCCCATGACCAATATCCTCTTATCCTGTAACTCCAATGGGAGGTTCTTCAGTGATCCAAATAAATCCTGGGAGCGGGGTGGTCTTCTGTAGTCTCCACTTGTTACAGCGAAGGTGTTGCTGAAACGTGGATGCAAGTCTGGTGTTTGGAACTCAAATCATATTTTGATTCCACCCAGAGTCTGTTACGCAGGATAAAGCCTTATAAAGTATATTAGCTACCTTTGCATAAATCCCGATTTTCAGATGTGCATGGCATGCCAGCGAGGCATTACTGTAGTCTGATGTATGTTTACCGTTCATCGAGCTGACTTCTTTCACTGTAAGCACTCCCTGGAAATTCTTGGGGCCTCCGTTGCCTGGTAATGCAAATATATATGCCGAATCCAGGAAGCCCTACGTGACGCTATTGTGCACCGATCTCTGATACAGGTCACTTAGTATCTTTCCCACACTCAACATTTTGGCTTTAATTGTTTTTCCTTCACAGCATGAAAAATTGCCAAATCACCTCTGGCTGactaggttttcttttcatttcaaataattatatGAGTCATTTAAATTGTATCAAGTGCAGTAAAACCCTATCTCAAAAGGAATTGggtattcaaaaaaaattttacaacttAAGCTCgagaatttatttgcataaaaatgCGAGGATTTTTCCAGCAAGTCTCTGAAATATGCCACCTCCCAGGTAAGAATGGGTGGTGTGGCAAATGTGCTAACGAGCGTGAGACGGACAGATTCCCGGCAGACCTGGGAGAGCCGGCTGAGAGCACGGGTGGTGGTCGGAGCCCAGAGGGGCCGCAGGGAAACCCAAGGGGAGAGGGTGTTCAGATGTAGAATTCCTCCATGTCACTGTCCACAGGCCCGGCCGGCACTGGGGGTGGCGGGGCGTCCCTGACCGCAGTCTCCTCTGCACTGGGGGCCTCACGGGGAGGCTCTGGGGAGGACGAGGTGCcgggagcggggggaggggcggcagCTGTGGTTGAGGAGCTGGAAGGCCCTTTggtgaagaaagggagggaagccCAGGCGGACCCTGTGGTCACCCCGCTCCCAGTGGGCAGCGGCCCTTCTCTGAAACCCTTGGGCCTCGACCAGTGGCTGCGGCAGCTTTCAGGGGGGAGGGTTGTTTCCACGGTGCTGCAGAACCTGCTGGGCGCTGAATAAGCAGAGACCACAGAGAGGTCCGAGGAGGACAGCCGGAGGCCCGTGTCCACGTCGGTCTCCTGGGCCCCCTCCAAGTCATCGATGGAGAGGAGGTGGCCGTGCCTCCCCTCCGACGCCCTGTGCCCTGGGGCGTCtgtgtttgaaaaccactgtggGAGAGTGGAGGAGCCCGGAGAGGGGTCTCCTGtgggcaaacaaaacaaagacttgcTTCTTTGGAAGgaccaggggaggctgggagggctgCTGGCTCGTCTGGCCGATTCCTGCTGGGGCCCCGGGTGTGAGCTGTCCGGGAGGGGCTGCTGCCTGCCCCCTAGCGTCCAGCTCGTTGTGGCGGTGCTCGGGGAAGACATGGAAGGAGGTCTCTGCTCTGACGGGTGGTGGCTTCTGCCGGCCTTAGGGAGCCTCCTGTGCACCCTTTGCgcctgtggggaggagggcacaTCACGTTAGCGTGGGACTGGGGGCATCGGGGGAGGAGGACGTTACATACACCACGAAACACACTGATAACTTGAAACTTCCAGCAGTGTCATGGCAAGAAAACATTGCCAGACATTTCATTCTCCAAGCTGTAAAGCAAAGAGGTAGCAGagcttggggggcggggggagtgtgGATCAGACTTCTCAGCCTGAGGAGACCTCTCTGAACCCAGGAGATGCAACCCCTGGTCGCCATAGAGACTTCCACTATTTCAAGGACCTAGGGAGGGGTACTTGCCCCATGGATCCCCACAAGAATGAGGGCCTGGCTGAGCATGACAAGGGAGATAAGAATTACCAGTAAATGCAAAAAAGACACTTGAAGGGTGTGTTTCTGTCCCACCAGAGCACCACTGTTCGATGTAACTGACGGGAAGATGGGGGTGATCAGCGTGGCATATCACGGTCTCTGATCAGGTCAACACGGACTCGATTCCAGTATGTGCGTGATTGCCAGGACATATCCTAGGGCTGCGGTGGCCCATGGCTCAGGGCGGTAAATCTTTGATGAGTGAGGGGCTATCAGGAAATTAGCATCTATTTACTTGCTATCTGGAACCACTGACTCCTCCATACACTCTACCCTTCAGGGACTGGACAGGAAGGGGGGCTGCTGACTACTCCTGAACCCCACAGATGCCCCTTAGGGCTTGGGCAAGCAGTGTCTCCCTCTAACACCTCACCCTGTTTGACTATGCCCCCCAACCTCCCTGCGGTGCACTGGGAAACTGCTTCTGTTGTATGGAACTGGGGACCCCTATACGACGCACGGTCCCCCCTGGGACTGCTGCTCTTAGTGTCTCCCTCTGGTCTAGCTCAGTGCCCAAGCCTACAGGCCAAACTTACTATGCAAAGTTTCCATTAAATGATGGATTTGGGGACAGTGGGTCTGGCTCTATTTAGCATAGGATCATCTAATTTATGAATCCTTGAAATAAGGGTTCTGATCCCTGGTTTACTATCAGGGATCTTTCCTGGCACCCAGCAGGCCCTTCCCTACACAACAGACACTCTTGCTTCCTTATTAAACAGGAACCAGGTTTTCCCACAGGCGCTTGAGAGATCTAGGTGACTGTAAGATACATTTATTGTGTATCTATTACAGGTGAAGGAGCGGAAACTACGACGAGTCTCAGTCTTTGACCACATGAAACTTACATTTCATTGAAAGGATAAGAGACAGAAAGCGCTCGGACGAGAGCCTGACAAGAGGCACGACAGTAGGGCTGTGAAGGAGAGACCACATACGCCTGCCTGGTGGGAGCAGAGGAATCTCCAGTGGAGGTGGCCCTACAGGTGAGCCTTTGAGATGGGCAGCTGTCCTCCCGCTGGAtggcaggggtggagaggaggctgTGCTCGAGAGAGGCCAGCCCAAACAGAGGCTGACCGTTGGCAGGTAAGCAAAGAACGTGCAGGGCGTGGGTAGCGAGCAGTTGGCTTGATTAGAGTCAAGGTGCATGAGGAAAAGGAGTGATGAGGTTCGCGTTGGGAATGGAGTCTAGTGCCATTGTGGCCAAGGAGACCTCGACTAGGTGAGAAATCTCCATACTCATCCTTATGTTGgagtcttcattcttttttttctgtatgacCATTCCTTTCATTGATTTCTAAGGTCTTTACCTAATTGCAGATCTCTCCTAATCTTATGAACAGTCTGACTGACTCATTCTTTCAGCCAACACTAACTGAGGGTCTTTTAGGCAGAGCTTCTCCACGGGAGTGTTTAAGTTTTGAATAGATTATTAAGGGGGGCGCCAAGATATTGATCTCTTCTGCCCGCGGCCTCTTGCCCCACATAAATATTCTAATTATCATTTTCTATGTGCTCTTTGATGTGAAAAAGGTCTGGAGGGCAGGCACAGATAATTTTGAATAAGACATAATCTTCTAACAATGAACAATACAGTGTTGGGTGTAATAAAGTGAGCCGTGATGAGAAAGTGAGTGGCAATATATAGGCCATGTTAGGGCACAAAGAAGAGAGAGGTTGATTTTGCAGAGAGGTGAGGCAGCGTGGGGAGAGGGTAGAAAAAGCTTGCCTTGGCAGTCATACTTGGACAAAATCTCGGAGGTGCAAGAGGGGTTTGCCAACTGAGAGCAACAGGTGTGGCATGGAAGCACCCTCAGGCACGGAGCAGCCCGATCAGAGGCTGGAGGCATGAACCAAAGCAGGAGGTGAGCCCTGAGGAGGTGAGAGGGAATCGCATCAGGGCAGGCCCCAAATCACGTGTCCATATAAGGCCCCTGTGCTTCAAAACCTGAAGCCTTGAAGCAAGATGGTGACAAGGCCAGGTCTGCAGCAGCGGGGTTAAGGAGAAAGGACTGGACAGAGGAAGACGGTGGTagaaagcattttagaaaatgctgCTGTAGTCTTTCACTTTGTCAGATTCGTGACAAGCTACATTCTCAGTTGCTTGCGTGAGTTTCTTCCGCAACATCAATTCAGATATTCAGGACTTTATACGGATTATCTGTCCAACCTTCCTGACTCTCTCCTTACTTCTCAGCCTCTACATTTGGTGGTGCATGTCCCCATGACCTGCTGATTCTAGTCTTGCCCTTTGAGGACTCTGTATAGCTCTTCAAATTCCCGCGTCATTCTGCCAAGGGTGGCTTAAGGAGCTAAAGGTGAAAGCAGCAATCAAGGAGATTTCTGATGGTCCGACTTGTAGACACTTGCAGAGCATGATGCAAAATGCTTTTGGTACAGGCTGTAAGTGGGTACGGTATGGTTCCTTCTAAAGATAACACCGCACAAGGCCACTCTCACTGCGACGCTTCAGTTTGGAGCAGCCCCCGCTCTTATGTGCACGAGGGACCTGGCTGAACATGGCAGAGAAGCCTCTGGGCCGAGCTGGCTCCTGCTGGGGTATGATCCGCTCCTCGGGCCTTGCTGCTCGGTGCTGCAGCAACGCCTCgatgcccagcccagccctctgaCTCCCCGCTGTCCTGCTCCAGTACgtgatttattttctctgcaaGGCTCGCTGCTCCGTGAGGGCGATCCCGCTCAGCACCTGCCACGTCCAGTGCCTGACACGTAACAGGCGCGTAAGCAGGAGGAGTCCTACctttggggtggggtgaggagcagcCTCCGAAGGCACAGCTATGCCCAAGAGGTGTCACAGCTCTGGACACAGGCTGTTGGAGAGACAAACCGATGGTCTCAATCATTTGAGTTAGgccaaacaagaaaaaataaatcatgaaccTCCTGAGAGAAGGAAGTCCTTGGGTATGGAGGATGCTTCGGGAGGGGAGAGGCAATGTTTATTAATCAAGAGGCCTATCTAGGATGTTCCCCGAGGGCCCACTCCCCTGGGCGCCCCAGTGTATTTTCTTGCTTGATCAGTGCACATCAGCCTCTAACTTCCTTCTTGGGAGCCTTATGCAAGGAGCACACTCTTGGTGAGCATGTTTGAATTCTGAATCTGCCTGAAAAAGGAAGCCTCTGGTGAGTATTGCTTCGTGAGAAGCAAAAGGCCAAGGTTGCCATGAAAGAAACTGCTAGGGGGACATCTAAATCTTCCCACTGTCGGGCAGAGCAGTGTTACATTTGACTTAAAACCAGGAACGGCTGGCAGAGGACGGACACCTGGTGGCTTTGCAGAGATTCCCACCACGGGGCTTGTTTAATGGAAACCTACCTGTGTTCTCTTATTTTGACTCCCTCATGAAGGCAGGAGTTCAGATAAACCCTAAATTATGCTGCTTTGAAGAGAGGAGGTGCCTGGGGTTGGTCACGGCCGGGTCAGGGGGCAGGTGCACCGTGGAAGTGCCAGCCAGGCAGCTGGGGTTCCAGCTGGACCTGTGCTGGCTGGTGGTAATGCCAGGGCCCGGGGGTCGGGAGTTGCAGGAAGGTGGCCATGTTGGGCGCACGGGGGATGCGTTTGCAGCAAATCTGGTGGTGTTCTCCAGCTCTGCATAGACGCAGAAAAGTCAGCTTCAAAAAGTAGGGTGTGGTCCTGTCTCAAAGACAACTTGTGTAGACAACGGATGGAGATTCCTGTGCCCTCTCCTGGCGGTGGCGCTGTTTCTGGGATCGCTTGTCTGCTTGTCTGACTTGACCAGGAACACTACAGGCTGAGAATGAATCATTGTAGATGTTTCTGGATCTCTTCCCGAGGTGACCTTTCCAGAGTAAAACCTCGCCCTGTGGGCCCTCCTTCCATGGAAGTGCTTCTCCACCCGGCTTCGGGCTCTCAGGGCCGCCTTCTGGGACAGCGGCCATGTACCTTGGAGTCACCTTCCCCTCTTTGAAGCAGTGCAGGCTCGCTGACTCACTGGAAGCCAGTGGTTCCCCCCTTTGCTATTTATGGAACAGAACAGCACTAGATAAATGAATCTGCTTAAGGCAACTAGCCAGGGAGATCTGGGTATGTCTCTGAAATCACCAAAACAGTGAAATGCGGCAATCACCCAGAAGCTTCTCCTGCAACTTTGAGCGTAGGCACCTTGCAGTTAGGGACGTAAAGAAGTCTGAGCGGCAGCATCTTTTTCAAGGATCTTGGTGTCAGGAGGCTCATTCCTGGCCCATGGGTAGAATCCCCAGTGAAGGGACTCTGCCCCCGACCCAGTAACCCCAGGTGGTGTCACACTGgagttctctctcctcctcacatGTCCCCTTTCTGAGAAGGGCCATTTCCTCTCGTGCCCTTGACACAAACACAACCCACGTAGCACTGTCTGCTGCATAATGAGACAGCAATAGAACTTTTAATCCAGAGACTAATAAAAAATTAGGGGCAACTCAAGGAAATTGGGCAGTGGGTTCACATGAGAAATCAGATTTTTCTTCTAGCGGAAAACACACCTTGCTGCTCCTTTCACTGTCTTCTGGGAAGTTTTCATATAGCCTATGttgtctttgaaattatttttaaaatataaaattgtttaaaaattattactcttaaagattttattagggCATgagccggggggtggggtgggaaggggcagagggagagggagaagcagactccccactgagcagggagcccaatgtggggctggatcccaggcccctgagatcatgccctgagctgaaggcagatgcttaacagactatggccacccaggcgcccctaaaaattacTTAAAGTAATTCTTATTGAAATGTAGTTGATATGTAAAAAATAGAATCGTTATGTTGTACTAAtattatatattgtgaaatgatcaccataataaacCTAGTTAATCACTACACATCCCCCATGCGTTCGAcgtgggggctggagggtggaGGTTCGTGGCCACCTTCCTGCAACTCCTGACCCCCGGGGCCCTGGCATTACCACCAGCCAGCGCTGGTCCAGCTGGAACCCCAGCTGCCTGGCTGGCACTTCCATGGTGCgcctgtccccccgccccccgcctggCCGTGACCAACCCTAGGCGCCTCCTCTCTTCAAAGCAGCATAATTTAGGGTTTATCTGAACTCTTGCCTTCATGAGGGAGTCAAAATAAGAGAGCACAGGTAGGTTTCCATTAAACAAGCCCAGTGGTGAAAATCTCTGCAAAGCCACCAGGTGTCCGTCCTCTGCCAGCCGTTCCTGGAtttaagctaaaaaaatttttttcttgtaatgtgaACTCTTAATCtgctctcttagcagctttcagtATACAACCCAGTATTGTTAACCAGTCATTACGCTgtgcttatttcttttataactggaagcacACCTTTTGAACAGCTTCACTCCCATCCCCCAatgctggcaaccaccaatctgttctctgtatctgtttgttttaattacaCAAATAAGTAAGATTATATGGTacctttctctgacttgttttgcttagcatactGCCTTTGAAGTCTATCTATGTTGGTGCAAATGgtgggatttccttttttatggctgaaaaaatatatttttctttatacattcatccactgatgggcaCGCAGGTGGCTTCCtgatcttggctcttgtaaataatgctgcagtgtcCATGCGggttgcaaatatctttttgggttagtgttttcgttttctttggatgaatactcagaagtggagttgctggatcatatgggaatTCTGTTCTTcgtttttgaggaatctccgtaatgtttttcatagtggctgcagcaatttccattcccaccaacaacctTTAATGCACATCTTTGACAACATGGTGTTTCTTGTCTGTTTGATACTAGGCACTCTGATGggtggtttagatttgcatttccctgatgattagtgatgttcgGCACCATTTTACGTACCTGCTGGCCATCTGAATGTCATCTATAGAAAAATctctattcagattctctgcccatttttttaaatcaggttttttgttactgagttatgtgaattctttatatagttggatattaacccctcatcagataaatatttgcaaatattttctcccactcagtagattgccttttcattttgttgatggtttcctttgctgtgcagaagccttctAGTTTGACGCAGACCCactacttatttttgcttttgctgcttttcctttggtgtcaaataaaaaaaaatcatcaccaagactgatgtcaTGCAGcttactgttttcttctagggattTCATCATTTCAGTTCTTATGTTCAAGtgtttaatccactttgagtttttgtttatggtacgaaacagtggtccagtttcattcttttgtatgtggccaTCCAGTTTCCCCAATACCATTTACTAAAGAAACCGTCCTTTCcacattgtatgttcttggctccaCCGTTGTAAATTAACCAACCATATacgtgtgagtttatttctgggctctcttttctgttccatgggtctatgtgtctgtttttatgccaatatcatattTTATGGCTAGAGCTTTGTTGA
Coding sequences:
- the FAM124A gene encoding protein FAM124A isoform X2, whose protein sequence is MSSTSSELSVEEAQDPFLVSIHIIADPGESQPLQEAIDKVLAWIHPDLQLFRVSERRASRRRRKPWKVAQPALAVVLFLQEEYGEEQILRLHRTLQRPPWRHHHTERVPGRFLPYLPCSQDFFTLAPGTPLWAIRPVHYGKEIVRFTIYCRHDNYADILKFYELILRRSPSQRKTDFCIFPIFSNLDVDIQFSLKRLPCDQTPVPTDSSVLEFRVKDIGELVPLLPNPCSPISEGRWQTEDLDGNKILLQAQRVHRRLPKAGRSHHPSEQRPPSMSSPSTATTSWTLGGRQQPLPDSSHPGPQQESARRASSPPSLPWSFQRSKSLFCLPTGDPSPGSSTLPQWFSNTDAPGHRASEGRHGHLLSIDDLEGAQETDVDTGLRLSSSDLSVVSAYSAPSRFCSTVETTLPPESCRSHWSRPKGFREGPLPTGSGVTTGSAWASLPFFTKGPSSSSTTAAAPPPAPGTSSSPEPPREAPSAEETAVRDAPPPPVPAGPVDSDMEEFYI